A single genomic interval of Mucilaginibacter boryungensis harbors:
- a CDS encoding RagB/SusD family nutrient uptake outer membrane protein: MKKIAYLLIFSMFISMVSCKKDYLALTSPTQLTTDNFYQTTDQFQQALIATYQSLRGWADPGSWLMGESRSDNTRYDFNPANRAVAILEREGIVDWTNDATNTQTKSKYTADYAGIERANIILDQIGKANIDAATKNTIIGETETLRAFFYFDLVQFFGSVPLNLHQVTGPSDTFLPRSAVADVYAVIVNDLADAIKKLPTTITFPQSGRVTVGTAKMLLANVYMVQKKYADAEALLIDVTQLGYKLNANYANAFSTTNKNSAESIFEVQYQQGAANGQYSSFIYNFIPPVASTVVITGTATNTLNSSCSQNVPTQDLISSYEAGDTRLDATIGIIEGHYDASANFVPEALKSIVSYTTPPGKVAKIFAKKFLHASTTAGQTDDNWPIYRYADALLMLAEAMNEQGKSGTALPYLNQVRTRAGLAASTQTDQTLLRTIIVHERRIELALENKRWTDLLRTGQAIPVMTAFAAKIKLDPRVPANAYTNIDANHLLFPIPSTEIQLNPQITQNPGYN; encoded by the coding sequence ATGAAAAAAATAGCATATTTACTCATATTTTCCATGTTTATAAGCATGGTTTCCTGTAAAAAGGATTATCTGGCTTTAACATCTCCAACACAATTAACAACGGACAATTTTTATCAAACGACCGACCAGTTTCAACAGGCACTAATTGCTACCTATCAATCTTTGCGTGGCTGGGCTGACCCTGGGAGTTGGCTAATGGGCGAAAGCCGCTCAGATAATACACGCTATGATTTTAACCCTGCCAATCGTGCAGTGGCTATCCTTGAGCGCGAGGGTATTGTTGATTGGACCAATGATGCTACTAATACACAAACAAAATCAAAATACACCGCCGATTATGCAGGTATTGAAAGGGCCAATATCATTCTTGATCAGATTGGTAAGGCTAACATTGATGCTGCTACAAAAAATACAATAATCGGCGAAACGGAAACGTTGCGTGCTTTCTTTTATTTTGATTTGGTACAGTTTTTTGGTTCCGTGCCGTTAAACTTACATCAGGTAACAGGTCCGTCAGATACTTTTTTACCCCGCTCAGCTGTTGCTGATGTATATGCCGTAATTGTAAATGATTTAGCTGATGCTATAAAAAAATTACCGACTACCATAACATTCCCACAAAGCGGAAGGGTTACTGTTGGTACAGCAAAAATGTTACTGGCCAATGTATATATGGTGCAAAAAAAATACGCTGATGCTGAGGCTTTATTAATCGATGTAACACAATTAGGTTACAAATTAAATGCCAATTATGCCAATGCTTTTTCAACCACCAACAAAAACAGTGCTGAATCAATATTTGAGGTGCAATATCAGCAGGGGGCTGCCAATGGGCAATACAGTTCGTTTATTTATAACTTTATACCGCCCGTTGCCAGTACCGTTGTTATAACCGGTACTGCAACCAATACATTAAATTCATCATGCAGCCAGAATGTGCCAACTCAGGATCTAATTTCATCTTATGAGGCTGGCGATACCCGTTTGGATGCAACCATTGGTATAATTGAAGGGCATTATGATGCGTCAGCCAATTTTGTGCCCGAAGCATTAAAAAGCATAGTAAGTTATACAACCCCGCCTGGTAAAGTCGCAAAAATTTTTGCTAAAAAATTTTTACATGCAAGTACTACCGCCGGGCAAACCGATGATAACTGGCCGATTTACCGTTATGCCGATGCCTTATTAATGTTAGCTGAAGCGATGAATGAGCAAGGCAAATCAGGCACAGCTCTGCCTTACTTAAATCAGGTACGCACGCGCGCAGGCTTAGCGGCCAGTACACAAACTGATCAGACTTTATTAAGGACGATTATTGTTCATGAGCGCCGTATAGAACTGGCTCTCGAAAATAAACGCTGGACTGATTTACTCAGAACCGGTCAGGCTATTCCCGTAATGACGGCTTTTGCTGCAAAAATTAAATTAGACCCCAGAGTGCCGGCTAATGCTTATACCAATATAGATGCTAATCATTTATTGTTCCCGATACCATCAACAGAAATACAGCTTAATCCGCAAATAACACAAAATCCAGGTTATAATTAA
- a CDS encoding FABP family protein, with translation MKTTFEKLKTLLIGTWKGQGFAKFPTIENTGYEEIWKFTSDEWKPTIHYEQHTWYVNATANNGQTVFWDTGFILLKDDQILLISAQSGGRLETYELVSSISNRFTFEMKSLINDPKTIRSQRIIDVNGQILLYQLNMSTHQATTFQNHLNAELKKRIGKIRY, from the coding sequence ATGAAAACTACATTTGAAAAATTAAAAACATTATTGATAGGAACATGGAAAGGTCAAGGCTTTGCAAAGTTTCCGACTATTGAAAATACCGGTTACGAAGAAATTTGGAAATTTACGTCGGATGAATGGAAACCTACTATTCATTATGAGCAGCATACCTGGTACGTAAATGCAACCGCAAATAATGGCCAAACTGTATTTTGGGACACAGGGTTTATTCTTCTTAAAGACGATCAAATATTACTCATCAGTGCCCAGTCAGGCGGTCGTCTCGAAACCTATGAACTTGTTAGTTCTATTTCCAATCGCTTTACGTTTGAGATGAAATCACTTATTAATGATCCGAAAACAATCCGGTCACAAAGGATCATCGACGTCAATGGTCAGATACTTCTATATCAACTCAATATGAGTACTCATCAAGCAACAACGTTCCAAAATCACTTAAACGCTGAGCTAAAAAAGAGAATAGGTAAAATTCGTTATTAA
- a CDS encoding DUF4134 domain-containing protein, translated as MKRIKSIIALLLIATATMAQDGNAGINEATNQVKSYFSTGTNLMYAIGAIVGLVGAIKVYKKWNDGEHDTGKVASSWFGSCIFLVVVATVLKSFFGV; from the coding sequence ATGAAAAGAATCAAGTCAATCATCGCCCTGCTACTTATAGCAACGGCAACAATGGCCCAGGACGGTAATGCGGGTATTAATGAAGCGACTAATCAAGTTAAAAGCTACTTCTCAACCGGTACCAATTTAATGTATGCCATCGGCGCTATCGTCGGGCTCGTCGGCGCGATCAAAGTGTATAAAAAATGGAATGATGGCGAACATGATACCGGCAAGGTCGCTTCGAGTTGGTTCGGTAGCTGCATCTTTCTGGTTGTGGTAGCTACGGTACTTAAATCCTTCTTCGGCGTATGA
- a CDS encoding RteC domain-containing protein: MKTITERFFSALEHQLAEISLSGESLIEQYRASIKVSKKAMNKLKSYIASYAFENVAEEVNFFKEIKPKFYSKYIYFINIHNYLLQKPTGGERIQQDYIEMHLTELKTFFDHNRAFYSYYRSGMTQMDEIYYTRGHFDVHAELEDFEEDEQYSTTHDYKLSKIIANEKFQDYLKLELAKIGHEDIMSIGGRKVFPFDHPKWTASPTDAAELLYGLQASCAVNNGQIDIKELVGIWEFVFQMKINEPYHKLYDIAKRQTEMFVFFKRMQDSLWNFIKQKLSKGLPPNKK, encoded by the coding sequence ATGAAAACAATTACCGAACGTTTTTTTAGTGCACTGGAACACCAGCTGGCGGAAATTTCCTTAAGTGGAGAATCGCTCATTGAACAATACCGCGCTTCCATTAAGGTAAGCAAAAAAGCCATGAACAAATTGAAAAGCTATATCGCCAGCTATGCTTTCGAGAACGTAGCCGAAGAAGTCAATTTTTTCAAGGAGATTAAACCCAAGTTTTACAGCAAGTACATCTACTTCATTAATATCCATAATTACTTGCTGCAAAAACCGACCGGTGGTGAACGGATACAGCAGGACTATATTGAAATGCACCTGACCGAACTCAAAACCTTTTTTGATCATAATCGTGCCTTTTACAGTTACTACCGTTCCGGCATGACCCAGATGGACGAAATATACTATACACGGGGGCACTTTGACGTACATGCGGAGCTGGAGGATTTTGAAGAAGATGAGCAATACAGTACTACCCACGATTATAAACTCTCTAAGATCATCGCCAACGAAAAGTTCCAGGATTACCTTAAGCTGGAACTGGCGAAGATCGGCCATGAAGATATCATGAGTATCGGGGGGCGAAAAGTATTTCCCTTCGACCACCCCAAGTGGACCGCCAGCCCGACCGATGCCGCCGAACTCCTTTATGGTTTACAAGCTTCCTGTGCGGTCAATAACGGTCAAATCGACATCAAAGAACTCGTGGGGATCTGGGAATTTGTTTTCCAGATGAAGATCAATGAACCGTACCATAAGCTGTACGATATTGCCAAGCGCCAAACCGAAATGTTCGTTTTTTTTAAACGCATGCAGGACAGCCTGTGGAACTTTATCAAGCAAAAACTCAGCAAGGGATTACCGCCTAATAAAAAATAG
- a CDS encoding beta-N-acetylhexosaminidase: MLVSLQCHAQIKVPALVPTPASVKMGQGSFIFSARTVIRADAAECKTVNFFTKYLLNTWKFKTMVVSSNVKNVTRQPAVYITTKGSEQLPAGGYKLSITPAAITLVGKDAGLFYGIQTLIQLFPLNTQGTVVLPCLNITDQPRFAYRGLMLDVSRHFFTVGQIKDLLDLMAYYKLNRFHWHLTDDQGWRLEIKSLPKLTQVGAWRVPRLEFSGNTLPPQPGESASDGGFYTQEQVKDIIRYATERHIEILPEIDVPGHSMAAIAGYPELCVTQNPDIKVNPGSSFAKWFPHGGFEMYVDNTINPTDEHVYQFLDKVFTEVAALFPYPYIHIGGDECYKGFWEKDAGVQRFIKQHHIKDMHALQGYFISRLNKIVQSKGKKLIGWDEILEGNLNDNVAVMNRFGEKGAVEQARKGLDIVLAPGGNGLYFDYAQSKSDMEPSSHGGNAPLWQSFNYNPEYPGLSTEEKKHILGVEACVWTEHISTIAKLYYMILPRMLGLAETSWSLQANKSYKQFITDFLPAHLLRFDKADINYRVPTALEQIDTTINASTYKFVAKVPFKGAKVYYTLNNITPTETDHEYIQPVTLTIPENTKMILKTIVITPVGHRSVVTRMIIDNKVK, from the coding sequence TTGTTAGTTAGCTTACAATGCCATGCGCAGATAAAGGTCCCGGCCCTGGTCCCCACGCCGGCATCGGTCAAAATGGGCCAGGGTAGCTTTATATTCAGTGCGCGAACTGTAATCAGAGCTGATGCAGCAGAATGTAAAACCGTAAATTTTTTTACAAAGTATCTGCTAAATACCTGGAAATTTAAAACTATGGTTGTTAGCAGTAATGTAAAAAATGTAACCCGGCAACCGGCTGTTTATATCACAACAAAGGGTTCAGAACAACTTCCTGCCGGTGGCTATAAGCTGTCCATAACACCTGCTGCAATAACGCTTGTAGGAAAAGATGCCGGTTTATTTTATGGAATACAAACCTTGATACAACTGTTCCCTCTTAATACCCAGGGAACAGTTGTTTTACCTTGCCTCAATATTACTGACCAACCACGTTTTGCTTACCGCGGATTGATGCTGGATGTATCGCGTCATTTTTTCACGGTTGGGCAGATTAAAGATCTGCTTGACTTGATGGCTTACTATAAACTGAACCGCTTTCACTGGCATTTAACAGACGACCAGGGCTGGCGGCTGGAAATAAAAAGTTTGCCCAAGCTTACACAGGTAGGTGCCTGGCGTGTCCCTCGTTTGGAATTCAGTGGCAATACCCTACCGCCTCAACCTGGTGAAAGCGCTAGTGATGGAGGCTTTTATACACAAGAGCAGGTGAAGGATATTATCCGCTATGCCACTGAAAGACATATAGAAATTTTACCTGAAATTGATGTACCTGGCCACTCCATGGCAGCTATTGCCGGGTATCCTGAACTATGCGTCACCCAAAACCCTGATATTAAGGTTAACCCGGGCAGCAGTTTTGCCAAATGGTTTCCCCACGGAGGCTTTGAAATGTATGTGGATAATACGATTAACCCTACTGACGAGCATGTTTACCAGTTTTTGGATAAAGTGTTTACCGAAGTGGCTGCTTTATTCCCTTATCCATACATACACATAGGAGGTGATGAATGTTATAAAGGCTTTTGGGAAAAAGATGCAGGTGTGCAGCGCTTTATAAAACAGCATCATATAAAAGATATGCATGCCTTACAGGGGTATTTTATTTCAAGGCTTAACAAGATCGTCCAATCGAAAGGCAAAAAGCTGATTGGCTGGGATGAGATACTGGAAGGCAATTTAAACGACAATGTAGCGGTGATGAACCGTTTTGGCGAAAAAGGTGCTGTGGAACAAGCCCGCAAAGGTTTGGACATTGTGCTGGCACCGGGTGGAAACGGTTTATATTTTGATTATGCGCAAAGCAAATCAGATATGGAGCCATCCAGCCATGGTGGTAATGCACCTTTATGGCAGTCATTTAATTATAATCCCGAATACCCCGGCTTATCAACCGAAGAAAAAAAACATATTCTGGGAGTAGAGGCCTGCGTATGGACCGAACATATTTCCACAATAGCCAAGCTTTATTACATGATACTGCCACGCATGCTGGGACTGGCCGAAACCAGTTGGTCATTACAGGCTAATAAATCCTATAAGCAGTTTATTACTGATTTTTTGCCTGCACATTTGTTAAGGTTTGATAAAGCGGATATAAATTATCGTGTACCTACAGCTTTGGAGCAGATAGACACTACCATTAATGCGTCAACCTATAAATTTGTTGCCAAAGTACCTTTTAAGGGTGCTAAGGTTTATTATACCTTAAATAATATCACTCCCACCGAAACAGACCACGAGTATATACAGCCAGTAACGCTCACTATTCCTGAAAATACAAAAATGATACTGAAAACCATTGTAATTACACCGGTCGGTCATCGCAGTGTAGTTACACGGATGATAATTGATAATAAAGTTAAATAA
- a CDS encoding SGNH/GDSL hydrolase family protein, whose product MSYLKKIITPQIYCLLIALSVSINVFAQAESAHYLDSIKVQLRKEWPKNRTINLVFHGHSVPSGYFKTPLVNTLQAYPFLAFKLIKEKYPYAVINVIITAIGGENSVSGQKRFKRDVLTHKPDVLFIDYALNDKVIGIKKSTKAMSKMIEAALKKNIKVILLTPSPHQSFNILDNHNPYEAYTNELIALAKKYNVGLVDSYHLFKQRVEAGHDVKEYMSQINHPNEAGHQIIADAIAQWF is encoded by the coding sequence ATGTCGTATTTAAAAAAAATAATTACCCCTCAAATTTATTGTTTACTAATAGCTTTAAGTGTTAGTATTAATGTATTTGCCCAGGCAGAAAGCGCACATTATCTGGATAGTATAAAAGTACAGTTGAGAAAAGAATGGCCTAAAAACCGAACCATTAATTTAGTTTTTCATGGCCATTCTGTGCCTTCCGGATACTTTAAAACCCCGCTGGTAAATACCCTGCAGGCCTATCCTTTTTTAGCATTTAAGCTTATAAAGGAAAAATATCCGTATGCTGTCATCAACGTTATTATAACAGCGATTGGCGGGGAGAACTCTGTCAGTGGACAAAAACGTTTTAAACGTGATGTACTTACACATAAGCCGGATGTTTTATTTATTGATTACGCTTTAAATGATAAAGTAATTGGTATAAAAAAATCAACAAAAGCTATGAGTAAGATGATCGAAGCTGCTTTGAAGAAGAATATTAAAGTAATATTGCTTACGCCATCGCCGCATCAAAGTTTCAATATACTTGATAATCATAATCCTTATGAGGCTTATACGAATGAGTTGATTGCGCTGGCAAAAAAATATAATGTGGGTCTGGTGGATAGTTATCATCTGTTTAAACAACGTGTTGAAGCAGGTCATGATGTTAAAGAATATATGTCGCAAATAAATCATCCGAATGAAGCTGGACATCAAATTATCGCTGATGCAATTGCACAGTGGTTTTAG
- a CDS encoding flavin reductase family protein, producing the protein MKDITNFKTIDPQILYFGTPVALITTLDIDRHPNIGPISSVWALGWTIMLGLECGSKTYQNLIAQKECVINLPPSAVFKQVEKIATLTGANPVPDYKKDKYRYEADKFKVGGFHSLPSDLVQPPRIAQCRIQFEARLKSSFKHR; encoded by the coding sequence ATGAAAGATATCACCAATTTTAAGACAATTGATCCGCAGATCCTGTATTTCGGCACCCCTGTAGCCCTGATCACCACTTTAGATATAGATAGACATCCAAACATCGGCCCTATTTCGTCAGTTTGGGCATTAGGCTGGACAATAATGTTGGGCCTAGAGTGCGGCTCTAAGACTTATCAGAATTTGATAGCGCAAAAAGAATGTGTAATCAATCTGCCGCCGTCCGCGGTTTTCAAACAAGTAGAAAAGATTGCTACACTTACGGGCGCAAATCCAGTTCCGGATTATAAAAAAGACAAATACCGATATGAAGCGGACAAATTCAAGGTAGGCGGTTTTCATTCGCTGCCATCAGATCTGGTTCAGCCGCCGCGTATAGCACAATGTCGTATCCAGTTTGAAGCCCGATTGAAAAGCAGTTTTAAACATAGATGA
- a CDS encoding DUF4133 domain-containing protein has product MSYQINKGINRPIEFKGLKAQYIGYLGGGLVILLVLFAMLYLVGLAIYLCILIILGLGSLLFQQVFSLSHKYGEHGLMKRNARKYLPTYLKFKTRRLFYEKR; this is encoded by the coding sequence ATGAGCTACCAGATCAACAAAGGCATCAACCGCCCGATAGAATTCAAGGGACTAAAAGCGCAGTATATCGGCTATTTAGGCGGCGGGCTGGTGATCCTGCTCGTGCTGTTCGCTATGCTGTACTTGGTTGGCCTGGCGATCTACCTTTGTATTCTGATCATTCTGGGTCTAGGCAGCCTGCTTTTTCAGCAGGTATTCAGCCTGAGTCATAAATACGGTGAACATGGCTTAATGAAACGTAATGCCCGCAAATATCTGCCCACTTACCTGAAATTTAAAACAAGGAGGCTTTTTTATGAAAAACGCTGA
- a CDS encoding alpha-L-rhamnosidase-related protein, whose translation MPSRRNFLKQTSILSGALLYSGPNILYAAADDSFTYTSAYINIKLAAKSPRLNSFSVDSLGKGEFAQSPLLPVTAISNYTSKINKQTIAYYLNAGSKPVWEVKCSEKKIVLQSRYTGKDTKADPFIINISQQANHSTVLGALVADNCVKFPCLLHLPGMGTFRIHCSEPGVTLFYDAYRFHSAGEKGDPFVKAAFSPADARTPNITYTLEVVSIYPDLKGIADNPMLDGVRRNFINIFQLNPRIKVLANNSASDACTFTLYLYAEMARRTPELADGLTAMDLIRNTLDIYLNGFKGYGQVGYFYLNKYGWLSRFDSSDSSPSLVIAACYYILDSKDTGWAAKNYQGIRQWADKMIATDTNKDGIIEYGHTGNSGSWNMKPFQRPANWWDSIGFGHDDAYSNALAYRAASLLAEVAKKLEKEQDSIYYADFASKLKGAYYNHFINPETGVLAGWRSADGKLHDYYFTFVNAVAVCYGLLTDEQGRQVMQNMLQKMKEVGYINFKMGLPGNLVPVPPQDYAHHDKRWGYGVKPDGLDGFQIYENGGATACYAYFTIKALYDVGLRKEADNIFLPMMESFKEGGFEGHCEGSDYTKDWKTWDGKCWGYEGFLVDNYLSFLVVYDWHNNQK comes from the coding sequence ATGCCATCCAGACGGAACTTTTTAAAACAAACATCCATATTATCAGGAGCCCTATTGTACTCCGGCCCTAACATTTTGTACGCTGCCGCTGACGACAGTTTTACTTATACATCAGCTTATATCAATATAAAACTGGCTGCAAAAAGTCCACGTTTAAACAGTTTCAGTGTTGATAGTCTGGGCAAAGGAGAGTTTGCTCAGAGCCCATTGCTGCCCGTAACTGCCATTAGCAATTACACCAGCAAAATTAATAAGCAAACTATAGCATATTATTTAAACGCTGGTAGTAAGCCAGTTTGGGAAGTAAAATGCAGTGAAAAGAAGATTGTTTTACAAAGCAGGTATACGGGTAAAGACACCAAGGCCGACCCTTTTATTATCAATATATCGCAGCAGGCTAATCATAGTACTGTACTAGGGGCACTTGTTGCCGATAACTGTGTAAAGTTTCCATGCCTGTTGCATCTGCCGGGTATGGGGACTTTCAGGATACATTGTAGTGAACCAGGGGTGACTCTGTTTTATGATGCCTATCGTTTTCATTCGGCTGGCGAAAAAGGCGATCCGTTTGTAAAGGCAGCATTTAGTCCGGCTGATGCGCGTACGCCAAACATTACCTATACGCTCGAAGTGGTTAGCATTTATCCTGATTTGAAGGGAATAGCTGATAACCCTATGCTGGATGGGGTAAGGCGAAACTTTATTAATATTTTTCAGTTAAACCCCCGCATTAAGGTATTAGCCAACAACAGTGCCAGCGATGCCTGTACATTTACGCTATATTTATATGCAGAGATGGCGCGGCGCACACCTGAGTTAGCCGATGGGTTAACAGCCATGGACCTGATCAGAAACACGCTCGATATATACCTTAACGGATTTAAAGGATACGGGCAGGTGGGTTATTTTTATCTTAACAAATATGGCTGGTTAAGCCGGTTTGATTCAAGCGACAGCTCGCCCTCATTAGTTATTGCAGCCTGCTATTATATTTTAGATAGTAAGGATACCGGGTGGGCAGCTAAAAACTATCAGGGGATAAGGCAATGGGCTGATAAGATGATAGCAACCGATACCAATAAAGATGGTATTATTGAATACGGTCATACCGGAAATTCGGGCAGCTGGAACATGAAGCCTTTTCAGCGGCCGGCAAACTGGTGGGATTCCATAGGCTTCGGGCATGATGATGCTTACTCAAATGCGTTGGCCTATAGGGCCGCTTCTTTACTGGCTGAGGTGGCTAAAAAGTTAGAAAAGGAACAAGATAGTATATACTATGCTGATTTTGCTTCCAAACTGAAAGGAGCCTATTATAATCACTTTATCAATCCTGAAACCGGCGTGCTGGCTGGCTGGCGAAGCGCCGACGGCAAGCTGCACGACTATTATTTCACCTTTGTTAACGCAGTTGCCGTATGCTATGGACTGCTAACTGATGAACAGGGCAGACAGGTAATGCAAAACATGTTGCAGAAGATGAAAGAGGTGGGTTATATTAATTTTAAAATGGGTTTACCCGGCAACCTGGTGCCTGTACCGCCGCAGGATTATGCTCACCATGATAAACGCTGGGGCTACGGCGTTAAGCCGGATGGCTTAGACGGTTTCCAGATTTATGAAAATGGCGGTGCTACAGCATGTTATGCCTATTTTACCATCAAGGCTTTATATGATGTAGGATTGCGCAAAGAAGCCGACAACATTTTTTTACCCATGATGGAAAGTTTTAAGGAAGGAGGCTTTGAAGGACATTGTGAGGGTAGTGACTATACAAAGGACTGGAAAACATGGGATGGAAAATGCTGGGGTTATGAAGGCTTTTTAGTGGATAATTATTTATCATTCTTAGTTGTTTATGATTGGCATAACAATCAAAAGTAA